In a genomic window of Rhizophagus irregularis chromosome 11, complete sequence:
- a CDS encoding uncharacterized protein (MEROPS:MER0037863): MARRFAISPHEYISFQKYVNHSIRKKLPGLTYVNGFHSEMQNSRKVTHLINFCVNNNLDFLIFDHYAHGLSSGSFTDVFNVTIGRMYNDLCNIMKHETTNSQILVGSSMGFWLSLLVALKGEEQLKNRITGIIGIAPAINFTENILKEAKEKGLFLDESNTSPDSFYHRQSKYSPTGTYPISFHFLQEARNHLLDLKNIRNKIKFPIVLLHGKLDPDISYEETLKLASALKSDFVDNVKTILIHNGDHRLSKEQDLKILDKEIIQMIGRFNK; the protein is encoded by the coding sequence ATGGCACGTCGTTTTGCAATTTCACCTCACGAATACATATCGTTTCAAAAGTATGTAAACCAttcaatcagaaaaaaattgcCGGGACTAACTTATGTTAATGGATTTCATTCTGAAATGCAAAATTCTCGTAAAGTAAcgcatttaataaatttttgtgtgaataataatttagattttttaatatttgatcaTTATGCTCATGGATTATCTTCAGGTTCATTCACAGATGTTTTTAATGTTACAATTGGTAGAATGTATAATGATCTTTGTAATATAATGAAACATGAAACTACAAATTCACAAATTTTAGTTGGGTCAAGTATGGGATTTTGGTTATCTTTATTAGTCGCTTTAAAAGGGGAAGAACAGTTAAAGAATAGAATAACTGGAATCATTGGGATTGCTCCTGCTAttaattttactgaaaatatattaaaagaagctaaagaaaaaggattatTCTTGGATGAATCTAATACATCACCTGATAGTTTTTATCATAGACAATCTAAATATTCACCCACAGGAACTTATccaatttcatttcattttcttcaagaAGCTCGAAATCATTTATTAGATCttaaaaatatcagaaataaaataaagttccCAATTGTACTTTTACATGGTAAACTTGATCCAGATATATCTTACGAggaaactttaaaattagCTAGCGCATTAAAAAGTGATTTTGTTGATAATgtaaaaacaatattaattcaCAACGGAGACCATCGCTTATCAAAAGAACAAGATTTAAAGATAttagataaagaaattatacaaATGATTGGCAGatttaataagtaa